The Magnetococcales bacterium region GCGGTATAAAAGATAAAATATTGAAAGGCGCTCTTCTCACCGGGTTTCGAGAATGATAATGACCAACGCGCAACGCACCCCCTCCGGCTGGATGCTGCTGTTCCTGGCCTGGTTCCTGGCTACCGGGGCCACGCTGGGCAGCCTTTTCCTCAGTGAAATCGTCGGCGTTCCGGTGTGCAGTCTCTGCTGGTATCAACGTATCGCCATGTATCCCCTGGCCCTGATTCTGGCCATGGCGCTCTTTCCCTACGATCCGAAGGTGGTGCGTTACGCCGCTGTGCTGAATGCCATCGGCTGGTTGATCGCCCTGTATCAGGTGCTTCTGGTGGCGGGGATCATACCGGAAGATCTGCAGCCCTGCGTGCAGGGCATTCCCTGCTCCAGGACCTATTTTTCGCTGTTCGGTTTTCTGAATATTCCGCTCATGGCGCTGTTGACCTTCACCGTGATCGGTCTGTTGCTGTATTACGTCAAAAGAATGGAGTCCACATGAACCGTAAACTGCTCTTCGGCGCCGCCGCCGGCATGCTTCTGGTGGTGTTTGTTCTGGCGGCGTTGCTGTTTCAGAAATACCACTCCGCATCGCCGGAACTCGCTTCGGCCAGCGGGGTTTGGCAACGGGACGGCGCTCCCGTCAAAGGACCGCCCGACGCCAAGGTGACCATTGTGGAGTTTTTCGATCCCGCCTGCGGCACCTGTCGGGAGTTTTATCCCCTGGTGGCCAAGCTGATCGAGCAGTATCCGGGCAAGGTGCGGGTCATGATGCGATATGCGCCGCTGCATCCCGGCTCGGATAAGGTGGTGGCCATGCTGGAGGCGGCGCGGCTGCAGGGCAAGTATTGGGAGGCGTTGGAACGGCTGTTTGCCGGTCAGAACCGCTGGGTGGTCAACCACACCTCGCAACCGGAAAAGGCGCTTGCCCTCATGGAGGTGTTGAATCTGGATGCCAAACGACTGGCTGCGGACATGAACAGTCCCTCGGTGGTGCAGGTGGTGCAGCAGGATGTGCGGGACGGACAGACGCTCAATGTACGGGCCACGCCGGAGTTTTTCGTCAATGGGCGTCCCCTGCCCCGGTTCGGCTTCGATCAATTGAGTCTGCTGGTCCAGGAGGCGGTGGCCAAGGCTTATTGAGTCATACGGGGGTCCGCGGGGGGGCTTATCCCCGGGGCAGCGCACCGAGGTGTTGACGTTGCCGTTGACGTGGCGGGTCGAAGCCTGAAGGAAAGCGCCCCAACCCGCCAAAATGCACGATCCCCGTAAACCCTTCGACCCGCCGGAGGGGGATCCTCGGCTTTTGCGCTTTTTTTTGAGCCTTCGACCCGCCACGGCCAAGGCTACGGCCACGTCAACGGATAACACCCTGAGGGGGCAGCAGAGCTCCCCCTCAGACTCCACCAACCTTTTTTGCTAATTATAGGCCTAGAGCGGCGAAGAAATCGTTGCCTTTGTCATCTACAACGATGAATGCCGGGAAATCCTCCACCTCGATGCGATACACCGCCTCCATGCCCAACTCCGCATAATCGATCACTTCCACCTTGCGAATGCAATCCTGCGCCAAACGCGCCGCCGCACCGCCGATCGATCCCAAATAAAAGCCTCCGTGTTTCTGACAAGCCTGTGTCACCTGCACCGACCGGTTGCCCTTGGCCAACATCACCATGGAGCCACCCACCGCTTGAAACCCATCCACATACGAATCCATCCGCCCCGCCGTGGTCGGCCCGAACGATCCGGAAGCATACCCCGCCGGTGTTTTGGCCGGACCCGCATAATAGACTATATGGTTGCGGAAATAGTCCGGCATGCCCTCTCCCCGATTGAGCCGCTCCTGAATCCGCGCATGGGCGATGTCCCGCGCCACCACGATCGGACCCGTGAGCATCACCCGCGTCCGAATCGGATAGCGACTCAGGGTCTGACGAATGGCCTGCATCGACTGATTCAAATCAAGCCGCACCACCTCCGCGCTCAACGCCGCCGTGTTCACCTCCGGCAAATAGGGCCCCACATCCCGAACCAACTCCTCCAGCCAGATGCCCTCTTTGTTGATGCGCCCCAGAATGTTGCGATCCGCCGAACAGGAAACCCCCAACCCCACCGGACAGGAGGCTCCATGCCGGGGCAGACGAATGACCCGCGCATCGTGGGCGAAGTACTTGCCGCCGAACTGCGCCCCCAAGCCGATGCGGCGACACATGCCCATCACCTCTTCTTCGAACTCCCGATCCCGGAAACCCTGCCCGAAACCATCCCCCTGAGCGGGCAGATCATCGAGATAATGGGCGGAAGCGAGTTTGACGGTTTTCATGGTCATCTCGGGCGAAGTGCCCCCGATAACCAGCGCCAGATGATACGGCGGGCAGGCGGAGGTGCCCAATCCCTTGAGCTTCTCCTCGACGAAGGCCACCAGACTTTTGGGATTGAGCAGCGCCTTGGTCTGCTGGAAGAGGAAGGTCTTGTTGGCGGAGCCACCTCCTTTGGCCACGAAGAGGAAGTTGTATTCCGAGCCGTCCACCGCTTCGATGTCGATCTGGGCGGGTAGATTGGTGCCGGTGTTCTTCTCTTCGTAGAGGGTGATGGGGGCCACCTGGGAATAGCGCAGATTGCTTTCGGTGTAGGTGCGATAGACGCCGCGGGACAACGCCTCCCGATCCCCGCCGCCGGTCCAGACCTGCTGCCCCTTCTTGCCCATCACCGTGGCGGTTCCGGTGTCCTGACAACCCGGCAGAACCATGTTGGCGGCGATGTTGGCGTTTTTGAGCAGCTCGATGGCCACGAAACGGTCGTTTTCGGAGGCTTCGGGATCGTCGAGAATGGCCCGCAGTTGCCGCAAATGGCCGGGGCGCAGCAGATGGGCGATATCCCGCATGGCTTCGGCGGCCAGCAGGGTCAGACCTTCCGGGGCCACCTGCAGGATCTCCTGCCCGTTGAAGGAGCCGGTGGAGACGAAATCCGTGGTCAACCGCCGGAAAGGGGTCTCCTCATGATGGCCGGCGGGCAGGATATCGGCATAGTGGAATTCGGGCATGATGCAGGCTCCTGGGGCTGTGGGTGGACGGATCGGGCGATTCTATCCCAATCGCGCACGAAATGTCACCAATACGGGGGTCCGGGGGGGATTATCCCCCCCAAGGTGTTGACCTGGCCATAGCGGGTGGGTATCTGTTCAGATATACGGGGGTTCGGGGGGGATTATCCCCCCCGACGGGTCCAGGGCAGCGCCCTGGGACTCTTCCGTTTGCTGTTGACTTCCGACCCCATGGGGTCCAGGGGGCACCCCTGGGACTTTTCCTTTCGCCGTTGATAGGATCATGCCGCGCTGTGCAGGAGTCTGAATAGTTACGCGGCTCGAAGCCTGAAAGAAAGCGCAGCAACCTGCCAAAAAGCACACACTCCGTAAACCCTTCGACCCGCCCGGAGGGGGGCCGGGGGGGGTCTTATCCTCCCCATCCTTGAAGTCGCCACCCGGACACAGCCGGGGCTTTTCGGAGAAAAAGAGCCCCATATTCTTGAAAATCCGAACCATGGCAGAATTGGCTCGTTTTACGGATGGGGAGGATGAGACCCTCCCCTGGCCCCCTCCGGCGGGTCGAAGCTTGAACCGGGTGGAGTGCGGATTCCGGGGTGGCCATTTCTCCCTCGGGCTTCGACCCGCTACGACCAGGTCAACACCTCGGGGCGCTGCCCCGAACCCCGCCGGGGGGGATAATCCCCCCCGGACCCCCGTATGAATGGGAAAACCTCCCAAAGGGGGAGCGGTTTACCCTCCGAACTCCCTGGTTCTTCCACGGAAGAGCATGCCCCCCGCGTGTCTCCGGCCTGTTCGATTACCGGTGCCCCATGTCCTGGATGGCATCGATGACCATACGGCTCCCTTCGGCGATTCTCAGGATGTCCGCGGCCACGCGCACATAGTGGTAGTTCGGATTGAGTCCTCCCAGAAGAAGGACCAGATCGTTGGGCAGGGGGTGGGCTTCCACATCCCGTGGCAGCGGTTGGCCTTTGGCCCACTTGCGGGCCAGACCGGGGGGCGTGCAGTTGTTGTTGCGTTTGGCCAGGCCGGGAGGACATTTGCGACCTCTGGCCAGCTCTCCGCTGTAATATTTTCGCACCATATCCCAGTCCTGGTTGGTGAACGAATGTTCACCGGCGTGTTCCCGGTTCGCCTTGTGCGGGGAACGCTCTTCCGGCTCTTCGTGGCGTCCCTCCCCCTTGCCGGCCCAGGAAGGCTTGTCCGCCCGGACAGGGTTGAGCAGCACGGTCAGACCAATCAGAAAGATGACGGCGGTAAACAAACGGAGGGTCATGGCAACTTCTCCAGTTTATGGATTGTCCGGAACGATCCTTATCGTCTCATCCCATACGGTACTGAATTCGACAGAAATAAACCAGCGTGATCCAACACCCTGTCGAAATCAATCGGTGAGACGCCGCCGCCAAAAGTCCTTGCCCTGTTTCGGAGGGAGCCGATCGACGAACTGCGCGCTCAATGCTCCCTTGAAAGGCCGCAGAGTGCGGCATGGTCTGATTTTTGCGGAAATTAGTGTGTATTTCCTGGAAATAGGGTATCCTCCCCCGTACGATATAATCCGAACAATATTGTTGGCTCTGTCATCCGGAAACGCCGACCTTTTGAATTCGACAAAATGCCGGAAAACGTGTGGAGTATTATTATTAATAATTAAGTTCATTGTATTTATTAATATTTTTTTAAGTCGCAAAAAAAAGGAAATGTTCCATCCTTTAGCGCTAGCTGTTCAGGATCCTGCACAGCGACGTGATGGTATCAACAGCGAAAAAACAACTCCTGGGCACTGCCCTGGACCCTTCGGGGGAGGGATAATCCCCCGAATCCCCGTATAGCGGGTAACTATTCAGACCCCTGCCCAGAGCGACATGATCGTGTCAACGGCAAAGGAAAAGTCCCAGGGCGCTGCCCTGGACCCGTCGGGGGGGATAATCCCCCCCCGAACCCCCGTATGTCTGAACAGATACTATAGCGGAACAATTATCCAAGGTTTTGCCTTTGGCTCTGACGGTTGGAAAGGAGAGAGGAGGGAATACCCTCCCCCGGTCTCCGCTGTGAACCGGCAGGCGTCGATTTGAGAACGACTCATGGAGGAGTGGGCATGCCCAAGCGTAAGAGAGATGCGAACCGACCTCCTGTAGCCCTTGTTGCGGAGCCGATGACCGAAGGGTCGGAGGAACGTCCCTTCCCGGCAGGTGAAGAGGTTTCCCAAAAAGAGCCGTCCTTGGGCAAAGGGCTCTTCCCCATTGTCGGACTCGGGGCTTCCGCTGGCGGGTTGGAGGCGTTTCAGGGCTTTTTCGCCAACCTGCCGGAAAATCCCGGCATGGCCTTCGTTCTGGTGCAACATCTGGACGCCAACCATCCCAGCATTCTGCCCGCCCTGATCCAGAACGACACCGTTCTTCCCGTTTTGCAGGTGCAGGGCGATACCCCCGTTGTCGTCAATACAATTTACGTCATTCCACCCAACCACCATTTGCTAATTCAAGACGGCATCCTCTTTCTGAGGCCGCCATTGGCGGCAAAAGGCCGTTACTTCGCCATCGACCATTTTTTTCGCTCCCTGGCCCAGGACCGACACCGCTACGCCGCATGTGTCATCCTCTCGGGCACGGGAACCGATGGCACCCTGGGGCTGAAGGCCATCAAGGAGAATGGTGGTCTGGTCATCACCCAGGTTCCGGCCTCCGCCAAATACGACGGCATGCCCCAAAGCGCTCTGGAAACGGGCATGTCCGACTACATTCTGCCGCCGGAACAAATACCACGGGTTTTGGTGGACTATTTTTTCACCCGGGGGGCTCCCTCCCTCCCCCTCTCCGAAACGAATAAAGAGAGCCATTCCGGCCAACTGAACCGGATCTTCGCCCTGCTGCGCACCCATGCCGGGCACGATTTCGCCCTCTACAAGGAAAATACCATTCTGCGGCGCGTGGAACGGCGCATGGCGATGCTGCAGGTCCAGAAACTTGCCGACTACGTCATCCGGCTGCAGGAAAACCCCGACGAAGTGAGGCATCTGTTCCGGGATCTGCTCATCGGGGTTTCCAACTTCTTTCGGGATCCGGAGGCCTTCGAGGCCCTGGGAGAGAAGGTCATTCCGACGCTTCTGGAAAGCCACCCGGAAAGTCACCCGATCCGCATCTGGGTTCCGGGATGCGCCAGCGGCGAGGAGGCCTACTCCATCGCCATCCTGTTGCGGGAGGCCATGGAAAGGCAGGGTCGGGAACACGCGGTGCAGATATTTGCCACCGACATCGATGACCGCGCCATCGAAGACGCCCGGCAGGGTCTCTTTCCGGACACCATCGCCACCGATGTTCCCGGGCCGCGTCTGCGCCGTTTCTTCATGCCGGAGGGCAACCACTACCGCATTCGCAAGGTTATTCGCGACATGCTGGTCATCGCGCCCCAGAGTGTGATCCGGGATCCGCCCTTTTCCAACCTGGATCTGATCAGTTGCCGCAACCTGCTGATCTATCTGGGGCCCGCCTTGCAGACCAAGGTTCTCTCCCTGTTCCATTATGCCCTGGAACCCGAGGGATTCCTTTTCCTGGGCACCTCCGAAACCACCGGCGACTCCGCAACGGCCTATCAGGTCATCGATCGGAAGTGGAAGATCTATCGCCACAAAGCCGACGCCTCCCTGCTGCCGCCGGATTTCCTCCCACCGGCGGTGATCGACCGGGGCCGTCCGCGCAAGCGATTGTTGCCCAAGCATAGTCCCGGTCCGGGTTTGAAGGAGCTGATGGAGCAGCATCTGCTCAACGATCACACCCCGACCTGCCTGATGGTCAACGAGCGGTTCGATGTGATGTACATCCACGGCGATACCGGGCTGTTTCTGGATACCCCCTCGGGAGAGGTTCACTGGAACGTTCTGAAACTGGCCCGGGATGGGCTCTCCCTGGAACTGGCCTCCGCGCTGCGTCAGGTCAAAACCACCGGAAAGGCTCTGCGTCACGAAAAACTGCGGGTCAAACGCGACGGAATCTGCCACCTGGTCAACCTGATGGTGGAGCCCATGCGCTGTCCGGAAACCCTGCAAGGCTGGATGTGGCTCCTCTTCGAGGATCTGGGAGTCCTGCCCGGCAAAGCCGGAACGCGCAAGGAGAAGCCCCCCAAAAAGCGAGGCGATCAACGCCTGGCCGGGCTGGAAGAAGAACTCAAATCGACCAAGGCCTACCTGCAAACCACCATCGAAGAGCTGGAATCCTCCAATGAGCAGCTGAAGTCGATGAACGAGGAGCTGCAGGCTTCCAACGAGGAGCTGCAGAGCGCCAACGAAGAGCTGGAGACGGCCAAGGAGGAGTCCCAGTCGGTCAACGAGGAGCTGGTCACGGTCAACGCCGAGTACGAGGAGAAGCTCAATCGCCTGGCCAAAGCCAACAACGATATGGTCAACCTGATGGCCAGCACCGAAATCGGCACCATCTTTCTGGACGAAGACCTCCGGGTGGTGCGCTTCACCCCCTCCGCCACCCGGTTCGTCAACCTGATTCCCGGCGATATCGGTCGCCCCATCCGTCACCTGGTCAGCAATCTGAAAGGAAAGGATCTCTCCCGATACGCCGAGTCGGTGCTGGAATCGCTCATTCCGGTGGAATTCGAGACCCAGACCGAGGAGGATCAGTGGCTTTCCATCCGGGTGCGTCCCTATCGCACCGTGGACAACGTCATCGAAGGCGTGGTCATCGCCTTTGTCGACATCTCCGAGATCAAACAGATGCAGGAGAACCTGCGTTTGAGCGAGGAGCGTTTCAGGGTGGCGCTGCAGAACTCCTCGTTGGCCATCGTGGTGGCCAATGTGGACGAACGTTTGCGCTATACCTGGATCTATTCCACCCACCCACGGGTGAAGGTGGACGATTACCTCGGCAAGCGCGATGACGAAATCGGGGACCACCCCGGTTTGCAGCGGCTGCTCGCCCTGAAGCAACGG contains the following coding sequences:
- a CDS encoding fumarate hydratase produces the protein MPEFHYADILPAGHHEETPFRRLTTDFVSTGSFNGQEILQVAPEGLTLLAAEAMRDIAHLLRPGHLRQLRAILDDPEASENDRFVAIELLKNANIAANMVLPGCQDTGTATVMGKKGQQVWTGGGDREALSRGVYRTYTESNLRYSQVAPITLYEEKNTGTNLPAQIDIEAVDGSEYNFLFVAKGGGSANKTFLFQQTKALLNPKSLVAFVEEKLKGLGTSACPPYHLALVIGGTSPEMTMKTVKLASAHYLDDLPAQGDGFGQGFRDREFEEEVMGMCRRIGLGAQFGGKYFAHDARVIRLPRHGASCPVGLGVSCSADRNILGRINKEGIWLEELVRDVGPYLPEVNTAALSAEVVRLDLNQSMQAIRQTLSRYPIRTRVMLTGPIVVARDIAHARIQERLNRGEGMPDYFRNHIVYYAGPAKTPAGYASGSFGPTTAGRMDSYVDGFQAVGGSMVMLAKGNRSVQVTQACQKHGGFYLGSIGGAAARLAQDCIRKVEVIDYAELGMEAVYRIEVEDFPAFIVVDDKGNDFFAALGL
- a CDS encoding disulfide bond formation protein B is translated as MTNAQRTPSGWMLLFLAWFLATGATLGSLFLSEIVGVPVCSLCWYQRIAMYPLALILAMALFPYDPKVVRYAAVLNAIGWLIALYQVLLVAGIIPEDLQPCVQGIPCSRTYFSLFGFLNIPLMALLTFTVIGLLLYYVKRMEST
- a CDS encoding thioredoxin domain-containing protein: MNRKLLFGAAAGMLLVVFVLAALLFQKYHSASPELASASGVWQRDGAPVKGPPDAKVTIVEFFDPACGTCREFYPLVAKLIEQYPGKVRVMMRYAPLHPGSDKVVAMLEAARLQGKYWEALERLFAGQNRWVVNHTSQPEKALALMEVLNLDAKRLAADMNSPSVVQVVQQDVRDGQTLNVRATPEFFVNGRPLPRFGFDQLSLLVQEAVAKAY
- a CDS encoding PAS domain-containing protein produces the protein MPKRKRDANRPPVALVAEPMTEGSEERPFPAGEEVSQKEPSLGKGLFPIVGLGASAGGLEAFQGFFANLPENPGMAFVLVQHLDANHPSILPALIQNDTVLPVLQVQGDTPVVVNTIYVIPPNHHLLIQDGILFLRPPLAAKGRYFAIDHFFRSLAQDRHRYAACVILSGTGTDGTLGLKAIKENGGLVITQVPASAKYDGMPQSALETGMSDYILPPEQIPRVLVDYFFTRGAPSLPLSETNKESHSGQLNRIFALLRTHAGHDFALYKENTILRRVERRMAMLQVQKLADYVIRLQENPDEVRHLFRDLLIGVSNFFRDPEAFEALGEKVIPTLLESHPESHPIRIWVPGCASGEEAYSIAILLREAMERQGREHAVQIFATDIDDRAIEDARQGLFPDTIATDVPGPRLRRFFMPEGNHYRIRKVIRDMLVIAPQSVIRDPPFSNLDLISCRNLLIYLGPALQTKVLSLFHYALEPEGFLFLGTSETTGDSATAYQVIDRKWKIYRHKADASLLPPDFLPPAVIDRGRPRKRLLPKHSPGPGLKELMEQHLLNDHTPTCLMVNERFDVMYIHGDTGLFLDTPSGEVHWNVLKLARDGLSLELASALRQVKTTGKALRHEKLRVKRDGICHLVNLMVEPMRCPETLQGWMWLLFEDLGVLPGKAGTRKEKPPKKRGDQRLAGLEEELKSTKAYLQTTIEELESSNEQLKSMNEELQASNEELQSANEELETAKEESQSVNEELVTVNAEYEEKLNRLAKANNDMVNLMASTEIGTIFLDEDLRVVRFTPSATRFVNLIPGDIGRPIRHLVSNLKGKDLSRYAESVLESLIPVEFETQTEEDQWLSIRVRPYRTVDNVIEGVVIAFVDISEIKQMQENLRLSEERFRVALQNSSLAIVVANVDERLRYTWIYSTHPRVKVDDYLGKRDDEIGDHPGLQRLLALKQRVLQGVRGEQEIIVLPLPDGLMTCKVSAEPLFHSSGKVIGVTTVAIDISDRPH